From one Actinomyces sp. Marseille-P3109 genomic stretch:
- a CDS encoding 4-(cytidine 5'-diphospho)-2-C-methyl-D-erythritol kinase has translation MTHLRAVPGGPTGPRDPSTPPRSGSASSVRVEAPGKVNLFLSAGAPGPDGYHPLTTVFQAVRLIETVTARRQSAQDHGTVTLTLEEPNDAVPTDASNLAVRAAELLAEATDVNEGVDLLLRKRVPVAGGMAGGSADAAATLVACNALWGTNLTLPELSALAARLGADVPFSLTGATAVGSGRGDLVTPIMTRGSYHWVFALAEEGLSTPAVFRHFDELSASGPTDPAVRDVPEALTAALRAGDARALAACLHNDLQAAALDLRPELARVIAVAEEAGALRAIVSGSGPTIAALVEDPGSAQRVSRALTASGLVADVLRADAPVAGARVVG, from the coding sequence ATGACCCATTTGCGCGCCGTCCCCGGCGGTCCCACCGGTCCTCGCGACCCCTCGACGCCGCCCCGCAGCGGCTCGGCCAGTTCCGTGCGCGTCGAGGCCCCCGGCAAGGTCAACCTCTTCCTGTCCGCCGGCGCTCCCGGCCCCGACGGCTACCATCCGCTCACCACGGTCTTCCAGGCGGTCCGCCTCATCGAGACCGTCACCGCCCGCCGCCAGTCGGCCCAGGACCACGGCACCGTCACCCTCACCCTGGAGGAGCCCAACGACGCCGTTCCCACCGACGCCTCCAACCTGGCCGTGCGCGCCGCCGAGCTCCTGGCCGAGGCCACCGACGTGAACGAGGGCGTCGACCTCCTCCTGCGCAAGCGCGTCCCCGTGGCCGGGGGCATGGCCGGAGGCTCGGCCGACGCCGCCGCCACCCTCGTGGCCTGCAATGCCCTGTGGGGCACGAACCTCACCCTGCCCGAGCTCTCCGCCCTGGCCGCCCGCCTCGGGGCCGACGTGCCCTTCTCCCTCACCGGGGCCACCGCCGTCGGGAGCGGCCGCGGCGACCTCGTCACCCCGATCATGACCCGGGGCTCCTATCACTGGGTCTTCGCCCTGGCCGAGGAGGGCCTGTCCACGCCCGCGGTCTTCCGTCACTTCGACGAGCTGAGCGCCTCCGGCCCCACCGACCCCGCCGTGCGGGACGTGCCCGAGGCCCTCACCGCGGCCCTGCGCGCCGGGGACGCGCGCGCCCTGGCCGCCTGCCTGCACAACGACCTCCAGGCCGCCGCCCTCGACCTGCGCCCCGAGCTGGCCCGGGTCATCGCCGTGGCCGAGGAGGCCGGGGCGCTGCGCGCCATCGTCTCCGGCTCCGGCCCCACCATCGCCGCCCTGGTTGAGGACCCGGGCAGCGCCCAGCGGGTCTCACGCGCCCTGACGGCCTCGGGCCTGGTCGCCGACGTCCTGCGCGCCGACGCCCCCGTGGCCGGCGCGAGGGTGGTGGGTTGA
- a CDS encoding ABC-F family ATP-binding cassette domain-containing protein has protein sequence MAHLLGVENLRLTVGSRLLLDDVTLGLEDGTRVGVLGPNGAGKSTLLAALAGRREPDGGRVTRTGGVSVALLSQADDLPPGATVRTAIHGQTPEHEWASDAGVRDIHAGLIADLDLDAEVVTLSGGQRRRVALAAVLTRRADVVILDEPTNHLDVEGVDWLARHLQARFSGSGGRGSGALVTVTHDRWFLDAICTNVWEVVPGVDPGGGRSQVAGRIETYDGGYAAYVLARAERARQAALAAVKRENLLRKELAWLRRGAPARTSKPRFRIEAAEALIADVPPPRDTVALTAMATARLGKKVLDLEDVTVRYPVSTGRADEADRVGAPAEREVLRHVTWRLAPGERVGVVGVNGAGKTTLLRLLEGVQQPTGGRVVRGKTVQVATLSQSTHELDALADLRVVEAVAMVGERIVVGDKEMTAAQLVERLGFTRQRAWTRVGEVSGGERRRLQLLRLLMTEPNVLLLDEPTNDLDTDTLAAVEDILDSFPGTLVVVSHDRYLLERVTDHQVALLGDGSVRDLPGGVEQYLQLRRQAAGSARGAAASVASRTTSAHAEPRAERGATTGAKRHEARKALARIERKMERSAQTVAALHVRMEEVSADPARVAELAELGRELVAAQAAHADLEEQWLEAAEALES, from the coding sequence ATGGCGCACCTGCTCGGCGTGGAGAACCTGCGCCTGACCGTCGGGTCCCGCCTGCTCCTGGACGACGTCACCCTGGGGCTTGAGGACGGCACCCGCGTGGGGGTCCTGGGCCCCAACGGCGCGGGCAAGTCCACCCTCCTGGCGGCGCTGGCCGGCCGGCGGGAGCCCGACGGCGGACGCGTCACCCGTACCGGCGGCGTGAGCGTGGCCCTCCTCAGCCAGGCCGATGACCTGCCTCCCGGCGCCACCGTGCGCACTGCCATCCACGGCCAGACCCCCGAGCACGAGTGGGCCTCCGATGCGGGCGTGCGCGACATCCACGCCGGGCTCATCGCCGACCTCGACCTCGACGCGGAGGTCGTCACCCTCTCCGGCGGCCAGCGCCGCCGCGTCGCCCTGGCCGCGGTCCTCACCCGTCGTGCCGACGTCGTCATCCTCGACGAGCCCACCAACCACCTCGATGTCGAGGGCGTGGACTGGCTGGCCCGCCACCTCCAGGCCCGCTTCTCCGGCTCCGGAGGGCGCGGCTCCGGTGCCCTGGTCACCGTCACCCACGACCGCTGGTTCCTGGACGCCATCTGCACCAACGTGTGGGAGGTCGTCCCCGGCGTCGACCCCGGAGGCGGCCGCTCCCAGGTGGCCGGCCGCATCGAGACCTACGACGGCGGGTACGCCGCCTACGTCCTGGCCCGCGCCGAGCGCGCCCGGCAGGCCGCCCTGGCCGCCGTCAAGCGCGAGAACCTCCTGCGCAAGGAGCTGGCCTGGCTGCGCCGCGGCGCCCCGGCCCGCACCTCCAAGCCCCGCTTCCGCATCGAGGCCGCCGAGGCCCTCATCGCCGACGTGCCGCCCCCGCGCGACACCGTGGCCCTGACCGCCATGGCCACCGCCCGCCTGGGCAAGAAGGTCCTCGACCTCGAGGACGTCACCGTGCGCTACCCGGTCTCCACCGGCCGGGCCGACGAGGCTGACAGGGTCGGGGCCCCGGCCGAGCGGGAGGTCCTGCGCCACGTCACCTGGCGGCTGGCCCCGGGCGAGCGGGTCGGCGTCGTCGGCGTCAACGGAGCCGGCAAGACCACCCTGCTGCGCCTGCTCGAAGGCGTTCAGCAACCCACCGGAGGCCGCGTCGTCCGCGGCAAGACCGTCCAGGTGGCCACCCTGTCCCAGTCCACCCACGAGCTCGATGCGCTCGCGGACCTGCGCGTCGTCGAGGCGGTGGCCATGGTGGGGGAGAGGATCGTCGTCGGCGACAAGGAGATGACCGCGGCCCAGCTCGTTGAGCGCCTCGGCTTCACCCGCCAGCGCGCCTGGACCCGGGTCGGTGAGGTCAGTGGCGGGGAGCGCCGCCGCCTCCAGCTGCTGCGCCTGCTCATGACCGAGCCGAACGTGCTCCTGCTCGACGAGCCCACCAACGACCTGGACACCGACACCCTGGCGGCCGTCGAGGACATCCTCGACTCCTTCCCCGGCACCCTCGTCGTCGTCTCCCACGACCGCTACCTCCTGGAGCGGGTCACCGACCACCAGGTCGCCCTCTTGGGGGACGGGAGCGTGCGAGACCTGCCCGGCGGGGTGGAGCAGTACCTCCAGCTGCGTCGCCAGGCCGCGGGGTCGGCCCGGGGCGCAGCCGCCTCGGTGGCCTCCCGGACGACGTCGGCCCACGCCGAGCCCCGGGCCGAGCGCGGCGCCACGACCGGGGCCAAGCGTCACGAGGCCCGGAAGGCCCTGGCTCGCATTGAGCGCAAGATGGAGCGCTCGGCCCAGACCGTCGCCGCGCTGCACGTGCGCATGGAGGAGGTCTCGGCTGATCCGGCCAGGGTGGCAGAGCTGGCTGAGCTGGGTCGCGAGCTCGTAGCCGCTCAGGCGGCCCATGCCGATCTGGAGGAGCAGTGGCTCGAGGCCGCGGAGGCGCTGGAGTCCTGA
- a CDS encoding FHA domain-containing protein encodes MDPNGPPGRSAVIYVAFLGLSLVATAGLAPFILWILSLWRAEQRTWFDRLAGTVLLSARPTSVSTCSLVVEGSVIPVLGPIVLGRRPAPIESHPDAHLVAVLRSEDSVSKTHALFVPASDGVLVTDLGSTNGTHIEDEEGVHRLSPGRPEYVHRGRQAYLGDGVCIVR; translated from the coding sequence ATGGACCCGAATGGCCCGCCCGGACGCTCTGCGGTGATTTACGTCGCATTTTTGGGTCTCTCTTTGGTGGCAACCGCAGGGTTGGCCCCCTTTATTTTGTGGATCCTCTCACTATGGCGTGCTGAACAGCGCACCTGGTTCGACCGGTTGGCTGGGACGGTCCTCCTCAGCGCCAGACCGACCTCGGTGTCGACCTGCTCCCTGGTGGTTGAGGGGTCAGTAATCCCTGTTCTGGGGCCAATTGTCCTCGGGCGCAGGCCGGCCCCGATCGAGTCCCATCCGGACGCCCATCTGGTCGCGGTGCTGCGCTCGGAGGACTCCGTGTCCAAGACGCACGCACTGTTCGTGCCCGCCTCTGATGGGGTGCTCGTCACAGATCTGGGGTCGACCAACGGGACCCACATCGAGGACGAGGAGGGGGTCCACCGACTCTCACCGGGCCGACCGGAGTACGTGCACCGGGGACGGCAGGCATACTTGGGTGACGGTGTCTGTATCGTCCGTTGA
- a CDS encoding FHA domain-containing protein: MMTNSPNSSANNEVWWTEGSWTGVVTPRAVMILPPSVPQDLTERLWRLLRSEEASLTRALDELVMGMGGRLGAIPDFVLAVSAPEDVFHVALRGAPQMEVDGKALDASAVTTWFETTVTAPNSVIVSAPDGAGQVRRPAVDAVVSTGHLVLRGSEKSSGTPSPSRASSKGSGDSDDDDPDPAGPDHSTTSAGSAGSPAAEMRSSRTSRRASRRSSRRQSASSDHSEQDDSSEGAHAGTAASADAVDDLIEIAQDSAEQQALEGARLAASAEVAEPTELSQSADSAESVVSAGSALSAESAGPADLLAVVAGIPAETTRTTETTQAQVVAEPLGAVQVAEAVVADAQAAPETSESASSAPSPGSAHSAHSAEPFEAPVVAEVSPEIAEVTATSSPEASGEDLLIAPVFDIPALPIPSAPEAEAMIPPPPPPSSEDLAEAAGIKDAAVEVTEVAQTPADFVPAEAAVVAEAAAVAEAAAQAHAEDEPVRSGDHDGQTINGLPEDLSQELRAELLNQGLGPLEPSQSASSAGSAGSAAAAETVTEFVQPPAVEPSSGGLDRGDHDGQTINGLPEDLVGELVSLVGSGPSSPASPVSASSPGEPDAIRIVLSAVCPQGHPNPTNYTVCRVCGAELNRPAKSVACPPLGRVVTSGGESIELNRPLLVGRNPVADDITSVAEVPLRPLTVASPNQLVSRNHILIDLDAWSVLAQDLGNCNGTVLNRQNEAPVRLSSANPVLLRSGDVLDLGDGQTLAFENLP; this comes from the coding sequence ATGATGACAAACAGCCCGAACAGCAGCGCGAACAACGAGGTCTGGTGGACCGAGGGTTCGTGGACAGGCGTGGTCACGCCACGTGCTGTGATGATCCTGCCCCCGTCGGTACCGCAGGACCTCACCGAGCGCCTGTGGCGGCTGCTGCGTAGTGAGGAGGCCTCGCTGACGCGGGCCCTGGACGAGCTGGTGATGGGGATGGGAGGACGCCTGGGGGCGATCCCGGACTTCGTGCTCGCCGTCTCGGCGCCCGAGGACGTCTTCCACGTGGCGCTGCGCGGTGCCCCGCAGATGGAGGTCGACGGCAAGGCCCTGGACGCCTCCGCGGTCACCACCTGGTTCGAGACGACGGTGACCGCCCCCAACTCGGTGATCGTCAGCGCGCCCGACGGCGCCGGTCAGGTGCGTCGCCCGGCGGTCGACGCCGTCGTGAGCACCGGCCACCTGGTGCTGCGCGGATCAGAGAAGTCGAGTGGGACCCCGTCCCCCAGCCGTGCATCGTCGAAGGGGTCCGGCGACTCCGACGACGATGACCCTGACCCGGCCGGTCCTGACCACTCCACCACGTCCGCAGGCTCTGCCGGATCCCCTGCCGCAGAGATGAGGTCCTCGCGGACCTCCCGCCGGGCCTCGCGTCGTTCCTCGCGCCGTCAGTCCGCCTCGTCGGACCACTCGGAGCAGGACGACTCGTCCGAAGGGGCGCATGCCGGTACCGCGGCTTCTGCCGACGCCGTCGACGACCTCATCGAGATCGCTCAGGACAGCGCCGAGCAGCAGGCCCTTGAAGGTGCTCGGCTCGCCGCCTCCGCCGAGGTCGCAGAGCCCACCGAACTCAGCCAGTCGGCCGACTCCGCCGAGTCTGTTGTGTCCGCCGGGTCCGCCCTGTCCGCGGAGTCCGCCGGCCCCGCCGACCTGCTGGCCGTCGTCGCCGGCATACCGGCTGAGACCACGCGGACGACCGAGACGACTCAGGCTCAGGTCGTTGCAGAGCCCCTGGGGGCCGTCCAGGTCGCCGAGGCCGTCGTGGCCGATGCTCAGGCGGCTCCTGAGACGAGTGAGAGCGCCAGCTCCGCTCCTAGTCCTGGCAGCGCTCACAGCGCTCACAGCGCCGAGCCCTTCGAGGCTCCAGTCGTGGCCGAGGTCTCCCCTGAGATCGCCGAGGTCACTGCGACGTCCTCACCGGAGGCTTCCGGAGAGGACCTGCTGATCGCCCCCGTCTTCGATATCCCGGCCCTGCCGATCCCCTCCGCTCCGGAGGCAGAGGCCATGATCCCGCCCCCGCCACCCCCGTCGAGCGAGGATCTTGCTGAGGCTGCTGGTATCAAAGACGCTGCCGTCGAGGTCACCGAGGTCGCCCAGACCCCGGCCGACTTCGTGCCTGCCGAGGCCGCTGTGGTCGCGGAGGCCGCCGCCGTCGCGGAGGCCGCCGCGCAGGCTCACGCCGAGGACGAGCCCGTACGCTCCGGGGACCATGACGGACAGACCATCAACGGCCTGCCCGAGGACCTCTCCCAGGAGCTGCGTGCCGAGCTGCTCAACCAGGGGCTCGGTCCCTTGGAGCCGAGCCAGTCGGCCAGCTCCGCCGGCTCGGCCGGATCCGCCGCCGCGGCGGAGACGGTGACCGAGTTCGTCCAGCCCCCGGCTGTCGAGCCCTCCTCCGGAGGTCTCGACCGTGGCGACCATGACGGGCAGACCATCAACGGCCTGCCCGAGGACCTTGTGGGTGAACTCGTCTCCCTCGTGGGCTCCGGACCCTCCAGCCCGGCGTCCCCGGTCTCGGCGAGCTCTCCCGGTGAGCCCGACGCCATACGGATCGTGCTGTCGGCGGTGTGCCCCCAGGGCCACCCCAACCCCACGAACTACACCGTGTGCCGCGTCTGTGGAGCCGAGCTCAACCGTCCGGCCAAGTCGGTGGCCTGCCCCCCTCTGGGGCGCGTGGTCACCTCCGGCGGCGAGAGCATCGAGCTCAACCGTCCCCTCCTGGTGGGTCGCAACCCCGTGGCCGACGACATCACCAGCGTCGCGGAGGTCCCCCTCCGCCCGCTGACGGTCGCCAGCCCCAACCAGCTCGTCTCGCGCAACCACATCCTCATCGACCTGGATGCGTGGAGCGTGCTGGCCCAGGACCTGGGCAACTGCAACGGCACTGTTCTCAACCGCCAGAACGAGGCGCCTGTGCGCCTGTCCTCGGCGAACCCGGTGCTCCTGCGCAGCGGAGACGTCCTCGACCTCGGCGATGGCCAGACCCTCGCCTTTGAGAACCTCCCCTAA
- a CDS encoding serine/threonine-protein kinase — MLDHKGPPPVISGFTYLERLGAGGYSTVYLFEQHMPRREVAVKVMNADVEDKTASRFESEANLMARVSSHPAILSIYGAGVSADGHPFLVMEYCPPPQLGAILRQGPLNVAETLSTAIQIAGAVETAHRAGIVHRDIKPANILFTTYRRPVLSDFGISAMSGPEGSEELRGMSVPWAPPEQLVGMRSANPASDIYSLGATTFAMLTGRSPFETDGIPDVYELSRRIVKDPLPPLGRQDAPPSLHRVLSVAMDKNPDSRYPTALAFARALQQVQAELDLPITTVDLFQEPDKAAKSARRPSSDENDTATKMGVFNQVDVTSEHIAMRVDPDGDEDRSSSGSEADDSSRPNRMRAVLTAFLVVAMVVAVIGAIIFSRNQDTRKKPDNPVATIAPQPGANPLQASVPMVGDIEGEPLDDGTVRFTWGEPETGWTGSYLYRVKLPDEETQVDSIRTNEVVVEAQEGRTCLEVTAVRSDGKASQAKTACVDTP; from the coding sequence ATGCTGGATCACAAGGGACCGCCTCCGGTTATCTCTGGGTTCACCTACCTGGAGAGACTCGGAGCGGGAGGCTACTCCACGGTCTACCTCTTCGAGCAGCACATGCCCCGCCGCGAGGTCGCGGTCAAGGTCATGAACGCCGACGTTGAGGACAAGACCGCCTCCCGCTTCGAGTCGGAGGCGAATCTCATGGCACGGGTCTCCTCGCACCCGGCCATCCTGTCCATCTACGGCGCGGGCGTCTCCGCCGATGGCCACCCCTTCCTGGTCATGGAGTACTGCCCGCCGCCGCAGCTGGGCGCCATCCTGCGGCAGGGTCCCCTCAACGTCGCTGAGACCCTGTCGACGGCGATCCAGATCGCCGGAGCGGTGGAGACCGCTCACCGGGCCGGCATCGTCCACCGGGACATCAAGCCCGCGAACATCCTGTTCACCACCTACCGCCGTCCAGTGCTCTCGGACTTCGGCATCTCCGCCATGAGCGGTCCCGAGGGCTCCGAGGAGCTGCGGGGGATGAGCGTTCCGTGGGCGCCCCCCGAGCAGCTGGTCGGGATGCGCTCGGCCAACCCGGCCTCCGACATCTACTCCCTGGGCGCGACGACCTTCGCCATGCTCACGGGCCGCAGCCCCTTCGAGACCGACGGCATCCCGGATGTCTACGAGCTCTCCCGCCGTATCGTCAAGGACCCCCTGCCTCCGCTGGGCCGCCAGGACGCCCCACCGTCGCTGCACCGCGTGCTGTCGGTGGCGATGGACAAGAACCCGGACTCCCGCTACCCCACGGCCCTGGCCTTCGCCCGGGCGCTTCAGCAGGTCCAGGCCGAGCTCGACCTGCCGATCACCACCGTTGATCTGTTCCAGGAACCGGACAAGGCCGCAAAGTCCGCACGGCGGCCCAGCTCCGACGAGAACGACACCGCCACCAAGATGGGCGTTTTCAACCAGGTCGACGTCACCAGCGAGCACATCGCCATGCGGGTGGATCCCGACGGCGACGAGGACCGGTCGTCGTCGGGCTCGGAGGCCGACGACTCGAGCCGACCGAACCGGATGCGGGCGGTTCTCACCGCTTTCCTCGTTGTGGCCATGGTCGTGGCCGTCATCGGCGCGATCATCTTCTCCCGGAACCAGGACACGCGGAAGAAGCCCGACAACCCCGTCGCCACCATCGCTCCGCAGCCCGGCGCCAACCCGTTGCAGGCCTCCGTGCCGATGGTCGGGGACATCGAGGGTGAGCCGCTCGACGACGGAACGGTTCGGTTCACCTGGGGCGAGCCGGAAACCGGCTGGACCGGCAGCTACCTCTACCGGGTCAAGCTGCCCGACGAGGAGACCCAGGTCGACTCCATCCGGACCAACGAGGTCGTCGTCGAGGCCCAGGAGGGGCGCACCTGCCTGGAGGTCACCGCGGTGCGCTCGGACGGCAAGGCATCCCAGGCCAAGACCGCCTGCGTCGACACCCCCTGA
- a CDS encoding RDD family protein — protein MTITADARSSAPTAAGPPTSSQSTTDASQAASVSPYGIVPDAPTAPDEPPRGDGQGRRSDDAGPPHAPGFTAQGPRRPRRRLAPAPVRARVVAGVIDLVIGSLLVTGMTVLIWQVAGQPVLTSGLIAFAVVVGLRWLAIAATGWSLGGLLLRVRMLGARNQTPSPLGSFLHADLILAVSVTTLGLGTIALMRSAASDPEGRGWHDKLSGMALLHTGKTNRPGRDDAPHSAQASAAPAGASAQPSPDLDSEAAPRSRRRRDQKAEKKTEKALRRASRAGSASSTADAGAAAGAAGATVGAQSATEAGIMASPGGTAHPTTSDPVSSSIRRPRPARPGQPARHAGRPLAAGSPSSASRTAPATAAAYTSAVFGSTVSADGYGVIQAPRTAKATKAATLSSSATSAASANPAVSDTDAAAVAAASATPVDPQASAALAAAEASARSAPPAVQPAQAEQSAGTAGSADAAATAATSPKPTVKRSSTSGRATPSRPSEARRPVPVRSSPMDAETATLEAVDDTPEPSTNASPSAPHPADHQSPGARTPSAESSKKPNDSEARQASSSQDATPSTQVPRSKATKAVTSQTMEPRHAHAQRWRTQSGNPGRKTSSSSAAPTEDRREPASQPGVPRRESLFTSERHRFAAGSSSAPEVAHTFDTSSILPSGDRNTQALIDSVPWSSVPTSVDAATVDSLPEGVIISDDGSPRKPSPVSSQPDLTNPATVPGGVPASTTGDAHPTVRSHRSHAQTPGHAGGATSTATPEAPSRRTRSTHRFQGPGIPEPAEGRAAHGDLHGDLHGDLHGDVRSDLQGESHSGTRSDARTGLSEVPASRHESRESDGPVPAQPRTSRVASPSSVTSAHTGHSAGSAASAAAPASAPAAPATPVVPAASAQTATPSLPSASSAAPALSVRLVPLLGGSPILIHEPTVVGRDPDNISAYPGAERVALDDPTRSVSKTHAAIFPLLDGVWVTDLHSTNGTRVEHRDGSSIEAVPDKALSALEGSTIFFGRIAFKVEVV, from the coding sequence ATGACGATCACGGCTGACGCCCGTAGCAGCGCCCCGACCGCTGCGGGGCCGCCGACGTCCTCTCAGTCCACCACGGATGCGTCGCAGGCCGCGAGCGTGAGCCCGTACGGCATAGTTCCCGATGCCCCCACAGCCCCCGACGAGCCGCCCCGCGGTGACGGCCAGGGCCGACGCTCCGACGACGCGGGCCCGCCGCATGCTCCCGGCTTCACCGCGCAGGGGCCGCGGAGGCCGCGTCGTCGGCTCGCCCCGGCCCCGGTCAGGGCGCGTGTCGTTGCCGGGGTCATCGACCTCGTCATCGGCTCGCTCCTGGTGACGGGCATGACCGTCCTCATCTGGCAGGTGGCCGGCCAGCCGGTCCTGACCAGCGGGCTGATCGCCTTCGCCGTCGTGGTCGGTCTGAGGTGGCTCGCCATCGCCGCCACCGGATGGTCCCTGGGCGGGTTACTGCTCAGGGTGCGCATGCTGGGCGCCCGCAACCAGACGCCCTCCCCACTGGGGTCCTTCCTCCACGCGGACCTCATCCTGGCCGTCAGCGTCACCACGCTCGGCCTGGGCACCATCGCCCTCATGCGCTCGGCCGCCTCCGACCCCGAGGGACGCGGCTGGCACGACAAGCTCTCCGGGATGGCTCTGCTCCACACCGGGAAGACCAACCGGCCGGGCCGGGACGACGCTCCGCACTCCGCCCAGGCCTCGGCCGCGCCCGCGGGCGCCTCGGCCCAGCCCTCCCCCGACCTCGACTCGGAGGCCGCCCCCAGGTCCCGTCGTCGGCGCGATCAGAAGGCGGAGAAGAAGACGGAGAAGGCCTTGCGACGCGCGTCCCGGGCGGGCTCGGCGAGCTCAACGGCCGACGCCGGGGCCGCTGCCGGGGCCGCCGGGGCCACCGTGGGTGCGCAGAGCGCCACCGAGGCGGGGATCATGGCCTCCCCGGGAGGGACCGCGCACCCGACGACGTCGGACCCCGTGTCCTCCTCGATCCGCAGGCCTCGGCCCGCCCGTCCCGGCCAGCCCGCGCGCCACGCCGGACGCCCCCTGGCCGCCGGCTCACCCAGCAGCGCCTCCCGGACGGCTCCTGCCACGGCAGCCGCCTACACCTCGGCGGTCTTCGGCTCCACCGTCTCAGCTGACGGCTACGGCGTCATCCAGGCGCCCAGGACGGCCAAGGCCACCAAGGCCGCGACCCTGTCCTCCTCCGCGACATCGGCGGCCTCCGCCAACCCGGCAGTCTCCGACACCGACGCCGCCGCCGTCGCCGCGGCCTCCGCCACCCCCGTGGATCCCCAGGCCTCCGCCGCGCTCGCCGCCGCCGAGGCCTCGGCCAGGTCGGCGCCCCCAGCGGTGCAGCCCGCCCAGGCGGAGCAGTCGGCCGGGACCGCCGGTTCCGCGGACGCCGCGGCAACCGCCGCGACCTCGCCGAAGCCGACCGTCAAGCGGTCCTCCACGTCGGGGCGGGCGACGCCGTCGAGGCCGTCGGAGGCACGCAGACCAGTCCCGGTGAGGTCATCGCCGATGGACGCCGAGACCGCCACCCTCGAGGCGGTCGACGACACTCCCGAGCCGTCGACCAACGCGTCCCCCTCCGCACCGCACCCGGCCGATCATCAGTCCCCGGGCGCGAGGACGCCCTCAGCGGAATCCTCCAAAAAGCCGAATGATTCCGAGGCTCGTCAGGCCTCTTCTTCGCAAGATGCGACACCATCGACACAAGTCCCGCGCTCGAAAGCCACAAAAGCCGTAACATCGCAGACGATGGAACCACGACATGCCCACGCCCAGCGCTGGAGGACTCAGTCCGGCAACCCCGGCAGGAAAACCTCCAGCTCGTCTGCTGCGCCCACGGAGGATCGGCGAGAGCCGGCGTCACAACCCGGCGTTCCTCGCCGTGAGAGTCTGTTCACCTCCGAGCGGCACCGCTTCGCCGCCGGATCGAGCTCGGCCCCAGAGGTCGCGCACACCTTCGACACCTCCAGCATCCTTCCCTCGGGGGACCGCAACACACAGGCGCTCATCGACTCGGTGCCCTGGTCCTCGGTCCCGACCTCGGTGGATGCCGCGACGGTGGACTCCCTTCCGGAAGGGGTCATCATCTCCGACGACGGGTCGCCCCGGAAGCCCTCCCCGGTATCCTCCCAGCCGGACCTGACCAACCCCGCCACGGTGCCCGGCGGCGTCCCGGCATCGACGACGGGCGACGCCCACCCGACCGTGCGCAGCCACCGCAGCCACGCCCAGACCCCCGGTCACGCCGGCGGCGCCACGAGCACGGCCACTCCCGAGGCTCCGTCACGGCGGACGCGCAGCACGCACCGCTTCCAGGGCCCGGGGATCCCCGAGCCCGCGGAGGGACGGGCGGCGCACGGTGATCTCCACGGTGATCTCCACGGTGATCTCCACGGTGACGTCCGCAGTGATCTTCAGGGCGAGTCCCACAGCGGCACCCGCAGTGACGCCCGCACCGGCCTCTCCGAGGTCCCTGCCTCGCGTCACGAGAGCCGGGAGAGCGATGGCCCGGTGCCTGCACAGCCTCGGACGAGTCGCGTGGCGAGTCCGTCGAGCGTCACCTCGGCGCACACCGGGCACAGCGCCGGTAGCGCTGCGAGCGCAGCGGCACCCGCCAGTGCCCCGGCTGCTCCCGCCACCCCGGTGGTCCCTGCCGCGAGTGCCCAGACGGCCACCCCGTCGCTGCCGTCGGCGTCCTCTGCGGCCCCGGCACTGTCGGTGCGCCTCGTCCCGCTGCTGGGAGGCAGCCCGATCCTCATCCACGAGCCCACGGTTGTGGGACGCGACCCCGACAACATCTCGGCCTACCCCGGTGCGGAGCGCGTCGCCCTCGATGACCCCACGCGCTCGGTGTCCAAGACGCACGCCGCGATCTTCCCGCTCCTGGATGGGGTGTGGGTCACCGACCTGCACTCCACCAACGGCACCCGGGTGGAGCACCGCGACGGAAGCAGCATCGAGGCCGTGCCGGACAAGGCGCTGTCCGCCCTGGAGGGCAGCACGATCTTCTTCGGTCGTATCGCCTTCAAGGTCGAGGTCGTCTGA